In one Mustela lutreola isolate mMusLut2 chromosome 8, mMusLut2.pri, whole genome shotgun sequence genomic region, the following are encoded:
- the LOC131839884 gene encoding vesicle-associated membrane protein 7-like, whose translation MAILFAVVTRGTTILAKHAWCGGNFLEVTEQILAKIPSENNKLTYSHGNYLFHYICQDRIVYLCITDDDFERSRAFNFLNELKKRFQTTYGSRAQIALPYAMNSEFSSVLAAQLKHHSENKGIDKVVEAQAQVDELKGIMVRNIDLVAQ comes from the coding sequence ATGGCCATTCTTTTTGCAGTCGTCACCAGGGGAACAACTATCCTTGCCAAACATGCTTGGTGTGGAGGAAACTTCCTGGAGGTGACAGAGCAGATTCTGGCTAAGATACCTTCTGAAAATAACAAACTAACGTACTCACATGGCaattatttgtttcattacaTCTGCCAAGACAGGATTGTATATCTTTGTATCACTGATGATGATTTTGAACGTTCTCGAGCATTTAATTTTCTGAATGAGCTAAAGAAGAGGTTCCAGACTACATATGGTTCAAGAGCACAGATAGCACTCCCATATGCCATGAATAGCGAGTTCTCAAGTGTCTTGGCTGCACAGTTGAAGCATCACTCTGAGAATAAGGGCATAGACAAAGTGGTGGAGGCTCAAGCCCAAGTGGATGAACTGAAAGGAATCATGGTCAGAAACATAGATCTGGTAGCTCAGTGA